A genomic window from Micromonospora ferruginea includes:
- a CDS encoding VOC family protein translates to MLDHFSVAVRDLAASAAFYDAVLAPLGGRRIMEPGPIGYGVNAPDFWVEPAPADSAPAPVHIAFTAPDRAAVRAFHDAAVAAGAEVLHAPKVWPEYHAGYYGAFVRDPDGNNVEAVCHRPE, encoded by the coding sequence GTGCTCGACCACTTCTCCGTAGCGGTGCGCGACCTGGCGGCCAGCGCCGCGTTCTACGACGCCGTGCTCGCCCCGCTGGGCGGGCGGCGGATCATGGAGCCCGGCCCGATCGGCTACGGCGTCAACGCGCCCGACTTCTGGGTCGAGCCCGCGCCGGCCGACTCCGCCCCGGCGCCGGTGCACATCGCGTTCACCGCGCCCGACCGGGCGGCCGTGCGGGCGTTCCACGACGCGGCGGTGGCGGCCGGCGCCGAGGTGCTGCACGCGCCGAAGGTCTGGCCGGAATACCACGCCGGCTACTACGGCGCGTTCGTCCGCGACCCCGACGGCAACAACGTCGAGGCGGTCTGCCACCGGCCGGAGTGA
- a CDS encoding AraC family transcriptional regulator, translating into MLDRLNQAMDHLEQRLDQPLDVAALARVACVSEHHFRRLFSALAGMPLSEYVRRRRLTLAAADVLADRESLLHVAVRWGYGSNEAFARAFRAVHGVGPAEARRAGSVLRSQPRMSFRLVVEGSSSMDYRIVAKEAFRLVGVKARVPLVHEGMNPHIVAFLKGLEPETVRRIGALSDQEPRGVVNVSDDLAGSRAEGTELDYWHGVVTGAEVPEGLDGLPVEAGDWAVFRSSGAFPEALQHLWRDVFTQWFPSNPYEIRPGPEISRVRVAEGGATADAELWIPVRQV; encoded by the coding sequence GTGCTGGATCGACTCAACCAGGCCATGGACCACCTCGAACAGCGGCTCGACCAGCCGCTCGACGTGGCCGCGCTGGCCCGGGTCGCCTGCGTGTCGGAGCACCACTTCCGGCGGCTGTTCTCGGCGCTGGCCGGAATGCCGCTGTCGGAGTACGTGCGCCGCCGCCGGCTGACCCTGGCCGCCGCCGACGTGCTCGCCGACCGGGAGTCGCTGCTCCACGTGGCGGTCCGCTGGGGGTACGGCTCGAACGAGGCGTTCGCCCGCGCGTTCCGGGCCGTGCACGGGGTGGGACCGGCGGAGGCCCGGCGCGCCGGGTCGGTGCTGCGGTCCCAGCCCCGGATGTCCTTCCGGCTCGTCGTCGAAGGGAGCAGCAGCATGGACTACCGGATCGTGGCCAAGGAGGCCTTCCGGCTCGTCGGGGTGAAGGCGCGGGTGCCGCTGGTGCACGAGGGGATGAACCCGCACATCGTGGCGTTCCTCAAGGGCCTGGAGCCGGAGACGGTACGCCGGATCGGGGCCCTGTCGGACCAGGAGCCGCGCGGCGTCGTCAACGTCAGCGACGACCTGGCCGGTTCCCGCGCGGAGGGCACCGAGCTGGACTACTGGCACGGGGTGGTGACCGGCGCGGAGGTGCCGGAAGGGCTGGACGGCCTGCCGGTGGAGGCCGGTGACTGGGCGGTGTTCCGCAGCTCCGGCGCGTTCCCGGAGGCGTTGCAGCATCTGTGGCGGGACGTGTTCACCCAGTGGTTCCCGTCGAACCCGTACGAGATTCGACCGGGGCCGGAGATCTCCCGGGTGCGGGTCGCCGAGGGCGGCGCCACCGCCGACGCGGAGCTGTGGATCCCGGTGCGCCAGGTCTAG
- the yidD gene encoding membrane protein insertion efficiency factor YidD, whose protein sequence is MRKRHHKKKRHRDWCDCDCDLVDCDGPGCCDLGLFSTLLTLGAVTAGIARTPVVDRAGRAAILGYRRWLSHRWPGTCRYTPTCSAYGLAAVERHGLAVGGRMAAERVRRCRPGVPRGTHDPLP, encoded by the coding sequence ATGCGGAAGCGACACCACAAGAAGAAGCGGCACCGGGACTGGTGCGACTGCGACTGCGACCTGGTCGACTGCGACGGCCCCGGCTGCTGCGACCTCGGGCTCTTCTCGACGCTGCTCACCCTCGGTGCGGTGACCGCCGGCATCGCGCGGACGCCGGTCGTGGACCGGGCCGGCCGGGCCGCGATCCTCGGCTACCGGCGTTGGCTGTCCCACCGCTGGCCGGGGACCTGCCGCTACACGCCGACGTGCAGCGCGTACGGGCTGGCCGCGGTGGAACGGCACGGGCTGGCGGTGGGCGGGCGGATGGCCGCCGAGCGGGTCCGCCGCTGCCGCCCCGGCGTGCCGCGCGGCACCCACGACCCGCTGCCCTGA
- a CDS encoding DUF3427 domain-containing protein translates to MAACLDLLEVGPAVIQRSTLNSADAHDVLARHLAALARRALLAVGGGEHKLARQVDLANRIAAHIAQAEPRAVTADDQVTDALRLLHAIAAPPIPPAAPVFPIRPSTPLSTGALLVNGRHQPRIGHEVSHEMASADAVDLLCAFIKWHGLRIIEPALTELIARGGRVRVITTTYLGATDQRALDRLAELGAEVKVSYETRTTRLHAKAWLFRRNNGTTTAYVGSSNLSKAALVDGVEWNVRISNLEQPHVIDTFEATFADYWNDSAFETYDPAQDAERLRVALRGERTDEAPTEIANLDVRPFPYQQEVLNDLDAERLVHGRWRNLVVMATGTGKTVVAALDYRRLQRAGHVDSLLFVAHQEQILRQSRSVFRQVMGDGTFGETLVSGDRPQGWKHVFASIQSLHRQEIDPEAYDMVIVDEFHHAEAPTYTRLLERLRPRVLLGLTATPDRSDGGDVRRWFDGRASVELHLWEALERQLLAPFQYFGLHDEVDLTRVRWKRGQGYDKNDLDGVYTGNHARARLILHAVNRIADVGRMRALGFCVSIGHAEFMADWFTRHGVPAAAVTSTLDRGERHTLIDRFRRRELRVLFTVDLFNEGVDLPMVDTILMLRPTESATIFLQQLGRGLRLDDDKPCLTVLDFIGGQHANFRFDLRWRALAGVSRRAVESAVREDFPSLPSGCHIELDRVAKDIVLANLKSALPTSKNALVGELRQLGDVSLAEFLRETGLEIEDVYRSAGVGGWAGLRRLAGLDAAPGGPDDRDLGRAIGRMLHVDDVDRLDLIGRVAAGESPAGGRLLDMLHFSLWGPSTPLTERDARLKRLWAEPARCAELRQVVEVLRDRIHRVTERPASERVPLRVHARYSRNEACAAFGMANPGSLREGVKWLPDEKADLFFVTLVKSAEHYSPTTMYADRAITDRLFQWESQSTTSAASATGQRYVGHVAQGSTVHLFVRESRVADRDLGAPPYLYAGPMTYREHSGDRPMRILWELGHALPADMYAAARTIAA, encoded by the coding sequence TTGCACGCCACCTTGCTGCTCTCGCGCGGCGGGCGCTGCTCGCGGTCGGCGGCGGTGAGCACAAGCTCGCCCGCCAGGTCGACCTGGCGAATCGCATCGCCGCGCACATCGCCCAGGCCGAGCCACGCGCCGTCACCGCTGACGACCAGGTGACAGATGCTCTACGCCTGCTGCACGCCATCGCAGCCCCGCCCATCCCACCGGCCGCACCGGTCTTTCCGATCCGTCCCTCCACGCCGCTCTCCACCGGCGCGCTCCTGGTCAACGGTCGGCACCAACCGCGGATCGGGCACGAGGTCAGCCACGAGATGGCCTCGGCGGACGCTGTCGACCTGCTCTGCGCGTTCATCAAGTGGCACGGGCTGCGCATCATCGAGCCGGCGCTTACCGAACTCATCGCCCGAGGTGGTCGGGTCCGTGTCATTACGACGACCTACCTCGGTGCCACCGACCAGCGGGCGCTCGACCGGCTCGCCGAGCTGGGCGCCGAGGTCAAGGTCTCCTACGAGACCCGGACCACCCGCCTGCACGCGAAGGCGTGGCTGTTCCGCCGCAACAACGGCACCACCACCGCGTACGTCGGCTCGTCCAATCTGTCGAAGGCCGCGCTTGTCGACGGCGTGGAGTGGAACGTCCGCATCTCGAACCTGGAGCAGCCGCACGTCATCGACACGTTCGAGGCGACGTTCGCCGACTACTGGAACGACTCGGCGTTCGAGACGTACGACCCGGCGCAGGACGCCGAGCGGCTGCGCGTCGCGCTGCGCGGGGAACGCACCGACGAGGCACCTACCGAGATCGCGAACCTGGACGTGCGGCCGTTCCCGTACCAGCAGGAGGTCTTGAACGACCTCGACGCCGAGCGGCTGGTGCACGGGCGTTGGCGGAATCTCGTGGTGATGGCGACCGGCACCGGCAAGACGGTGGTGGCGGCGCTCGACTACCGCCGGCTCCAGCGGGCCGGGCACGTTGACTCGCTGCTGTTCGTCGCGCACCAGGAACAGATTCTGAGGCAGAGCCGGTCGGTGTTCCGCCAGGTGATGGGTGACGGCACCTTCGGGGAGACGCTGGTCAGCGGTGACCGGCCGCAGGGCTGGAAGCATGTGTTCGCGTCGATCCAGTCGCTGCACCGACAGGAGATCGACCCTGAGGCGTACGACATGGTGATCGTGGACGAGTTCCACCACGCCGAAGCGCCGACGTACACGCGGTTGTTGGAGCGGCTTCGGCCGCGCGTACTCCTGGGGCTGACCGCGACGCCCGACCGCAGCGACGGCGGCGACGTGCGGCGGTGGTTCGACGGCCGCGCGTCGGTGGAGTTGCACCTGTGGGAGGCGTTGGAGCGGCAGTTACTCGCGCCGTTCCAATACTTCGGGCTGCACGACGAGGTGGACCTGACGCGGGTGCGCTGGAAGCGCGGACAGGGCTACGACAAGAACGACCTGGACGGCGTCTACACCGGCAACCACGCGCGAGCGCGGTTGATCCTGCACGCGGTCAACCGGATCGCTGACGTCGGGCGGATGCGGGCGCTGGGCTTCTGCGTCAGCATCGGGCACGCCGAGTTCATGGCCGACTGGTTCACCCGGCACGGCGTACCGGCGGCGGCGGTGACGTCGACGCTCGATCGCGGCGAGCGGCACACGCTGATCGACCGGTTCCGCAGGCGGGAGCTGCGGGTGCTGTTCACGGTCGACCTGTTCAACGAGGGCGTCGACCTGCCGATGGTTGACACGATCCTCATGCTGCGGCCGACCGAGAGCGCGACGATCTTCCTGCAACAGCTCGGGCGAGGGCTGCGGTTGGACGACGACAAGCCGTGCCTGACCGTCCTCGACTTCATCGGCGGGCAGCACGCCAACTTCCGCTTCGACCTGCGGTGGCGGGCGTTGGCCGGGGTGAGCCGGCGGGCCGTCGAGTCGGCCGTCCGGGAGGACTTCCCGTCGTTGCCGAGCGGATGCCACATCGAGCTGGACCGGGTGGCGAAGGACATCGTGCTCGCCAACCTGAAATCGGCGCTCCCCACGTCGAAGAACGCGCTGGTGGGTGAGCTGCGGCAGCTTGGCGACGTGAGCCTTGCCGAGTTCCTTCGGGAGACCGGCCTGGAGATCGAGGACGTGTACCGCTCCGCGGGCGTCGGCGGTTGGGCGGGGCTGCGGCGCCTTGCCGGTCTCGACGCTGCTCCGGGTGGCCCGGACGATCGCGATCTCGGTCGGGCGATTGGTCGAATGCTGCACGTGGACGACGTCGATCGGCTGGATCTCATCGGCCGGGTGGCGGCGGGTGAATCGCCTGCTGGTGGGCGGCTGCTCGACATGCTGCACTTCAGCCTGTGGGGGCCATCGACCCCGTTAACCGAGCGCGACGCGCGGCTCAAGCGGCTCTGGGCGGAGCCGGCACGGTGCGCGGAACTGCGACAGGTTGTCGAGGTGCTGCGCGATCGGATTCACCGGGTCACCGAGCGACCCGCTTCGGAGCGGGTGCCGCTGCGGGTGCACGCTCGCTACAGCCGGAACGAGGCATGCGCGGCTTTCGGGATGGCGAACCCGGGGTCGTTGCGTGAAGGCGTGAAGTGGCTGCCGGACGAGAAGGCGGACCTGTTCTTCGTCACGCTGGTCAAGTCGGCGGAGCACTACTCCCCGACCACGATGTATGCGGACCGGGCCATCACGGATCGGCTGTTCCAGTGGGAGTCGCAGAGCACGACGTCGGCGGCGTCGGCGACCGGGCAGCGGTATGTCGGCCACGTTGCGCAGGGGTCGACGGTGCATCTGTTCGTGCGGGAGTCCCGGGTTGCCGACCGGGACCTGGGTGCGCCGCCGTACCTGTATGCCGGGCCGATGACGTACCGGGAGCACAGCGGGGACCGCCCGATGCGGATCCTCTGGGAGTTGGGGCATGCGCTGCCCGCCGACATGTACGCCGCTGCTCGGACGATCGCCGCCTGA
- a CDS encoding MMPL family transporter, which yields MFERLGRFVVGKAWWVIGGWVLAAIAIVVTSPSLSDITSADQESFLPRSYESVQATELATKAFPQAATATATIVVKRGDGKPLTPADEARVGQLAQALKGRNIPQTAGYLTGPQAVAPDKSVQIISVGLDADTPDDPKLLDAVRDLRAGLGPDLAGSGLTAGVAGDVASFVDNEDTFNSAFAVVGVATIILIIGLILIIFRSPIAALLPVVVISVVMSVTTGLVAAAGKAFDLNVSQDLQTILLIVLFGIGTDYILFLLFRYRERLRAGDDKRTAMIVTVQRVGEVITSAAGAVIVAFLVLLLASLGFFGSLGPALAIAVGVMLVTSLTLIPAIVSLLGRWVFWPSKAWQRTPKASLSRRLGGAVGRKPALVAAASGALLVALAAGVLSYQADYDFSAGFPQDTESARAAKDLQRGFAAGALAPTEVYLTTGNGTPLTDQQVTDFAAASADAPGVARVQPAERSTTDPSVARINLLLDENPVSNEAITLVRDDLRDALHAKAPSGTKALVGGPTAIFADINSANNRDLSVILPVAAGLIALILALLLRSLVAPIYLVIAVLLNFAATLGATVYLFQGLEGKPGVTFQLPIILYLFVVAIGTDYNILMIARLREEAREGHEPHQAAAIGVEHAGPTVAAAGLILAGTFGVLMLAPISFLQQMGFAVAIGIVLSAFVMSMFFVPALTGLIGHKAWWPGHGDERRDGGGRHAAPESASEVQV from the coding sequence ATGTTCGAGCGACTGGGCAGGTTCGTCGTCGGCAAGGCGTGGTGGGTGATCGGGGGTTGGGTGCTCGCCGCGATCGCGATCGTGGTCACCAGCCCGTCGCTGAGCGACATCACCTCTGCCGACCAGGAGAGCTTCCTGCCGCGCTCCTACGAGTCGGTGCAGGCCACCGAGCTGGCCACCAAGGCGTTCCCGCAGGCCGCGACCGCCACCGCCACCATCGTCGTCAAGCGCGGCGACGGCAAACCGCTCACGCCGGCCGACGAGGCGCGCGTCGGGCAGCTCGCCCAGGCGCTCAAGGGGCGGAACATCCCGCAGACCGCCGGCTACCTGACCGGCCCGCAGGCCGTCGCGCCGGACAAGTCGGTGCAGATCATCTCCGTCGGCCTGGACGCCGACACCCCGGATGACCCGAAGCTGCTGGACGCCGTCCGCGACCTGCGCGCCGGCCTCGGGCCGGACCTCGCCGGCAGCGGCCTGACCGCCGGGGTGGCCGGCGACGTGGCCAGCTTCGTCGACAACGAGGACACGTTCAACTCGGCGTTCGCGGTGGTCGGCGTCGCCACCATCATCCTCATCATCGGACTGATCCTGATCATCTTCCGCAGCCCGATCGCCGCGCTGCTGCCGGTCGTGGTGATCAGCGTGGTCATGTCCGTCACCACCGGCCTGGTCGCCGCCGCCGGCAAGGCGTTCGACCTCAACGTCAGCCAGGACCTGCAGACCATCCTGCTGATCGTGCTGTTCGGCATCGGCACCGACTACATCCTGTTCCTGCTGTTCCGCTACCGGGAACGGCTGCGCGCCGGCGACGACAAGCGCACCGCCATGATCGTCACCGTGCAGCGGGTCGGCGAGGTCATCACGTCCGCCGCCGGCGCGGTCATCGTCGCGTTCCTGGTGCTGCTGCTCGCCTCGCTCGGCTTCTTCGGCTCGCTCGGCCCGGCGCTCGCCATCGCCGTCGGCGTCATGCTGGTCACCTCGCTCACCCTGATCCCGGCGATCGTGTCGCTGCTCGGCCGGTGGGTGTTCTGGCCGTCGAAGGCGTGGCAGCGTACCCCGAAGGCGAGCCTGTCCCGCCGGCTCGGCGGCGCCGTCGGCCGTAAGCCCGCCCTGGTGGCCGCGGCCTCCGGCGCGCTGCTCGTCGCGCTCGCCGCCGGGGTGCTCAGCTACCAGGCCGACTACGACTTCAGCGCCGGCTTCCCGCAGGACACCGAATCGGCGCGCGCCGCCAAGGACCTCCAGCGCGGCTTCGCCGCCGGGGCGCTCGCGCCCACCGAGGTCTACCTGACCACCGGCAACGGCACCCCGCTCACCGACCAGCAGGTCACCGACTTCGCCGCCGCCTCCGCCGACGCGCCGGGCGTGGCCCGGGTGCAGCCGGCCGAACGCAGCACCACCGACCCGAGCGTCGCCCGGATCAACCTGCTGCTCGACGAGAACCCGGTCTCCAACGAGGCGATCACCCTGGTCCGCGACGACCTGCGCGACGCGCTCCACGCCAAGGCCCCATCGGGTACGAAGGCACTGGTCGGCGGCCCCACCGCGATCTTCGCCGACATCAACTCGGCCAACAACCGCGACCTGTCGGTGATCCTGCCGGTCGCCGCCGGCCTGATCGCGCTCATCCTCGCGCTGCTGCTGCGCAGCCTCGTCGCGCCGATCTACCTGGTGATCGCGGTGCTGCTCAACTTCGCCGCCACGCTGGGCGCGACCGTCTACCTGTTCCAGGGGCTGGAGGGCAAGCCGGGCGTCACGTTCCAACTCCCGATCATCCTCTACCTGTTCGTGGTGGCGATCGGCACCGACTACAACATCCTGATGATCGCCCGGCTACGCGAGGAGGCCCGCGAGGGCCACGAACCACACCAGGCCGCCGCGATCGGCGTGGAGCACGCCGGGCCGACGGTGGCCGCGGCCGGGCTGATCCTGGCCGGCACGTTCGGGGTGCTGATGCTCGCGCCGATCTCGTTCCTCCAGCAGATGGGGTTCGCGGTGGCGATCGGGATCGTGCTGTCGGCGTTCGTGATGTCGATGTTCTTCGTGCCGGCGCTGACCGGGTTGATCGGGCACAAGGCGTGGTGGCCGGGGCACGGGGACGAGCGGCGTGATGGTGGGGGGCGGCACGCGGCGCCGGAGTCGGCGAGCGAGGTGCAGGTCTGA
- a CDS encoding YqjF family protein has protein sequence MEIEPVEHAPVRAIRRAWLAQRWHDLTFLHWAVPPERVAPLLPAGTRPDTIDGLTYVGLIGFRMVGLGLGRGPGIPYFGTFWETNVRLYSVDGAGRRAVVFRSLDASRLVPVLVAQLSLRLPYKWSAMTVDRAGDTLTYRCRRRWPGPAGASSRMTVRVGAPIAEPTPLEHFLTARWGLHTRAYGHTRHLPNWHPQWPLHRAELLHLDDELVTVAGLPAPDGPPVSVLHSPGVPVVFGGPTAVP, from the coding sequence GTGGAGATCGAGCCGGTCGAGCACGCACCCGTCCGCGCCATCCGGCGGGCCTGGCTGGCGCAGCGCTGGCACGACCTGACGTTCCTGCACTGGGCGGTCCCGCCGGAGCGGGTCGCGCCGCTGCTGCCGGCCGGCACCCGGCCCGACACGATCGACGGGCTCACCTACGTCGGGTTGATCGGGTTCCGGATGGTCGGGCTGGGGCTCGGCCGGGGGCCGGGCATCCCCTACTTCGGCACGTTCTGGGAGACCAACGTGCGGCTCTACTCGGTCGACGGCGCCGGCCGCCGGGCGGTGGTGTTCCGTTCGCTGGACGCGTCGCGGCTGGTGCCGGTGCTGGTCGCCCAACTGAGCCTCCGCCTGCCCTACAAGTGGTCCGCGATGACGGTGGACCGCGCCGGCGACACGCTCACCTACCGCTGCCGGCGGCGCTGGCCCGGCCCGGCCGGCGCGTCCAGCCGGATGACCGTCCGCGTCGGCGCGCCGATCGCCGAGCCGACGCCGCTGGAGCACTTCCTCACCGCGCGGTGGGGCCTGCACACCCGCGCGTACGGGCACACCCGGCACCTGCCCAACTGGCATCCGCAATGGCCGCTGCACCGCGCCGAGCTGCTGCACCTGGACGACGAGCTGGTCACCGTCGCCGGCCTGCCCGCGCCGGACGGCCCGCCGGTCAGCGTGCTGCACTCCCCCGGCGTCCCGGTCGTCTTCGGCGGCCCCACCGCGGTCCCCTGA